From the genome of Ignavibacteriales bacterium, one region includes:
- the hemG gene encoding protoporphyrinogen oxidase produces MTNKKSVTILGAGISGLATAHWLKKEGFDVKILEVKNEPGGAMETFRRDGFLVDFGPNSGLETTPLIRQLVNVVGLSDEMIYASDISNKRYILRNNQLHALPTSASVFLKTKLFSLKGKLRLFGEPFIGKSKDGYYQSIAEFVQRRLGKEFLDYAIDPFVSGVFAGDPNKLSVKSAFPKLYRLEEIYGGLVKGMIKGARERKKRAEESKQSAKMFSFTNGMQTFPMAIAKNLGDCISYNCKVQIVKRPSDSKETTWKILYELNGLQHELSSDIILSTVPAYVTSKIFGSLDENLIKHLDDIYYPPVMVLYLGFNKSDIGLPLDGFGFLIPSKEKKKFLGAIWSSTIFPNRCHDDKAAFTLFVGGARSPQLFDTDKQTLVDNALKEFKEIMRIDADPIFLQERMWQKAIPQYNVGYIEHENYFDKFEKENPGIFLGGNYRRGISVGDCVKNSEIIFKKIIAN; encoded by the coding sequence ATGACTAACAAAAAATCAGTCACAATACTCGGCGCCGGAATATCCGGATTAGCAACAGCGCATTGGCTTAAGAAAGAAGGATTCGACGTAAAAATTCTTGAGGTCAAAAATGAACCCGGCGGCGCGATGGAAACTTTCCGTCGGGATGGATTCTTAGTTGACTTTGGACCCAACAGCGGACTTGAAACAACTCCTCTTATAAGACAGCTCGTTAATGTAGTAGGGCTTTCAGACGAGATGATCTATGCGAGTGATATCTCCAACAAGAGATATATTTTAAGGAACAATCAACTTCATGCTTTGCCTACTAGCGCCTCGGTTTTTCTTAAAACAAAATTATTTTCATTAAAAGGAAAACTCCGACTGTTCGGCGAACCGTTTATCGGAAAATCTAAAGATGGTTATTACCAAAGTATTGCAGAGTTTGTACAAAGAAGACTTGGAAAGGAATTTTTAGATTACGCAATCGATCCATTTGTGAGCGGAGTATTCGCCGGAGACCCTAATAAATTGAGCGTCAAATCGGCATTCCCAAAATTGTACCGTCTTGAAGAAATTTACGGCGGATTAGTAAAAGGAATGATTAAAGGCGCACGAGAAAGGAAAAAGCGCGCCGAGGAATCGAAACAAAGTGCAAAAATGTTTTCGTTCACAAACGGCATGCAGACTTTTCCGATGGCAATAGCGAAAAATTTAGGTGACTGTATTTCTTACAATTGTAAAGTACAAATTGTAAAACGACCTTCCGATTCTAAAGAAACAACATGGAAAATTTTATACGAGCTGAATGGTTTACAGCATGAACTTAGTTCTGATATTATATTATCAACTGTACCGGCATATGTAACCTCAAAAATATTCGGTTCTCTTGATGAAAATCTGATCAAGCACCTTGATGATATTTATTATCCGCCGGTAATGGTTCTATATCTTGGGTTTAACAAAAGCGATATTGGTTTGCCGTTGGATGGATTTGGTTTTTTAATTCCATCCAAAGAGAAGAAGAAATTTCTTGGTGCAATTTGGAGTTCAACTATCTTTCCAAACCGCTGCCATGATGATAAAGCCGCATTCACACTTTTTGTCGGCGGTGCGCGCTCGCCTCAATTATTTGATACTGACAAACAAACACTCGTTGATAATGCTTTAAAAGAATTTAAAGAGATAATGCGGATAGATGCCGACCCGATATTTCTTCAGGAAAGAATGTGGCAGAAAGCTATTCCCCAATATAATGTTGGTTACATTGAGCACGAGAATTATTTTGATAAATTTGAGAAAGAGAATCCGGGAATTTTTCTCGGCGGGAACTATCGCCGTGGAATCTCTGTAGGAGATTGTGTTAAGAACTCTGAGATCATTTTTAAAAAAATAATTGCAAATTGA
- a CDS encoding four helix bundle protein: protein MKVFEKQVEYGNPVLEKSFKFGVRIVKFYSIRLKNNYQIKDLLSQILRSGTSIGANIAESQEAV from the coding sequence ATGAAAGTATTTGAAAAACAAGTTGAGTATGGGAACCCGGTTTTAGAGAAAAGTTTCAAGTTTGGTGTTAGGATTGTAAAATTTTATTCTATACGACTAAAAAATAATTATCAAATCAAAGATTTGTTGAGTCAGATATTAAGAAGCGGTACATCAATTGGCGCCAATATTGCTGAATCTCAAGAAGCAGTATAA
- a CDS encoding M3 family metallopeptidase has product MKSSFFLLIVFVLLFSKINTAQEMKMQNPFFSEWNTKFQTPPFDLIKNKHFMPAYEEGMKEQKAEVETIINNPEKPTFKNTIEAFEKSGKLFTKVNNVFNCLNGANTNDSLQEVSRNVAPMIAKHFDEIYLNEKFFDRVKSIYQEKDKLNLTTEQKVVLENYYLDFVRGGANLNKEDQEKLKKINEQLSTLGVKFGENILKETNAVGLLIDNKDDLAGLPADVIQGAAETAKEKGFEGKWAFILQRPSWTPFLQYSEKRNLREKLFKAYLNRGNNNDEFDTKKILTKMASLRVEKAKLLGYKTYADFKLEINMAKNPDNVYKFLNDLMIPALHRARIEADDMQKMIDNEKGNFQLQPWDWWYYSEKVKKEKYALDEEMLRPYFKLENVIAGAFGVASKLYGLKFIERKDIPIYHPDVKVFEVTEANGKHLGILYTDYFPRDSKRSGAWMSELVGQSDIDGKYISPVLYNVGNFTKPTKDKPALLSFDDVSTLFHEFGHALHGLIGVSVYPTGKRVPVDFVELPSQIMENWASDPEVLKMYAKHYKTGKPIPQELIDKIVKSGKFNQGFDTVEYLAASLLDMDWHTITDTKERDAIRFEKESLLKYGLIPEIESRYQSTNFQHIFSDDGYAAGYYGYIWAAILDADAFAAFKETNNVFDEKTAAAFRTLLEKAGSDDPMVLYKKFRGREPKVDALLIKRGLN; this is encoded by the coding sequence ATGAAATCATCGTTTTTCTTATTAATTGTATTCGTTTTATTATTTTCTAAAATCAATACAGCGCAAGAGATGAAAATGCAGAATCCTTTTTTCAGTGAATGGAATACTAAATTTCAAACACCACCATTTGATTTGATTAAGAATAAACACTTCATGCCGGCTTATGAAGAAGGAATGAAAGAACAGAAAGCCGAAGTTGAAACGATAATTAATAATCCGGAAAAACCGACTTTCAAAAATACTATTGAAGCATTTGAAAAGAGCGGAAAACTCTTCACAAAAGTGAATAACGTTTTTAATTGTCTTAACGGTGCTAATACGAATGATTCACTTCAAGAAGTTTCTAGAAATGTGGCACCAATGATAGCAAAACACTTTGATGAAATTTATCTGAACGAAAAATTCTTTGACCGTGTAAAAAGCATCTATCAAGAAAAGGATAAACTCAATCTGACTACTGAACAAAAAGTCGTTCTAGAAAATTATTATTTGGATTTCGTACGGGGCGGCGCAAATCTTAACAAGGAAGATCAAGAAAAATTAAAAAAGATCAACGAACAGCTTTCTACTCTTGGAGTTAAATTCGGCGAGAATATTCTTAAAGAAACAAACGCTGTTGGATTACTTATTGACAACAAAGATGATCTTGCCGGTTTGCCGGCAGACGTTATTCAAGGTGCGGCTGAAACAGCAAAAGAAAAAGGATTTGAGGGTAAATGGGCTTTCATACTTCAGAGACCAAGCTGGACTCCATTTCTTCAATATTCCGAAAAAAGAAATCTTAGAGAAAAATTGTTCAAAGCATATTTAAACCGCGGAAACAATAACGATGAATTCGACACGAAAAAAATTCTCACTAAAATGGCTTCACTTCGTGTAGAGAAAGCAAAACTTTTAGGATATAAGACATATGCGGATTTCAAACTTGAAATTAATATGGCTAAGAATCCGGATAACGTTTACAAATTTTTAAACGACCTTATGATACCGGCTTTGCACCGGGCTAGAATTGAAGCCGATGACATGCAGAAAATGATTGATAATGAAAAAGGCAATTTCCAATTACAACCGTGGGATTGGTGGTATTATTCGGAAAAAGTTAAAAAAGAAAAATATGCTCTAGATGAAGAAATGCTTCGCCCTTATTTCAAGTTAGAGAATGTTATTGCCGGAGCTTTTGGGGTCGCGTCAAAACTTTACGGATTGAAATTCATAGAAAGAAAAGATATTCCAATTTATCATCCAGATGTAAAAGTTTTTGAAGTGACCGAAGCGAACGGAAAACATCTTGGAATTTTATATACCGATTATTTTCCTCGCGACAGCAAACGTAGCGGCGCATGGATGAGTGAATTAGTCGGTCAGTCAGATATTGATGGAAAATATATTTCGCCAGTTCTTTACAATGTCGGCAATTTTACAAAACCTACAAAAGACAAACCGGCGCTCTTAAGTTTTGATGATGTTTCAACTTTATTTCATGAATTTGGTCATGCTCTTCACGGATTAATCGGAGTCTCTGTTTATCCGACCGGAAAAAGAGTTCCTGTTGATTTCGTTGAATTGCCGTCTCAAATAATGGAGAACTGGGCTTCCGACCCAGAAGTTCTTAAGATGTATGCAAAACATTATAAAACCGGAAAACCGATTCCTCAAGAATTGATAGATAAGATTGTAAAATCCGGTAAGTTCAACCAAGGATTTGATACAGTTGAATATTTAGCTGCATCTTTGCTGGATATGGATTGGCATACAATTACTGATACAAAAGAAAGAGATGCAATTAGATTTGAAAAAGAATCTTTATTAAAATACGGATTGATACCTGAAATCGAATCGCGTTATCAAAGCACGAATTTTCAGCACATCTTTTCGGATGACGGTTATGCGGCGGGATATTACGGTTACATTTGGGCTGCAATTCTTGATGCCGATGCTTTCGCTGCTTTCAAAGAGACAAATAATGTGTTTGATGAAAAAACCGCTGCAGCATTCAGAACTCTTCTTGAAAAAGCCGGTAGTGATGATCCAATGGTCCTATATAAAAAATTCAGAGGAAGAGAACCTAAAGTTGACGCGCTTCTTATTAAACGCGGATTGAATTAA